The Daucus carota subsp. sativus chromosome 9, DH1 v3.0, whole genome shotgun sequence genome window below encodes:
- the LOC108200748 gene encoding cell division control protein 2 homolog A, translated as MHQQTQLALLYFLLTHSLHFLCVFFSEIIASQSELPGVTAICVVDGMDQYEKVEKIGEGTYGVVYKARDRVTNETIALKKIRLEQDDEGVPSTAIREISLLKEMQHDNIVRLMDVVHSEKRLYLVFEYLDLDLKKHMDTCPEFAKDPRIIKMFLYQMLRGIAYCHSHRVLHRDLKPQNLLIDRRTNVLKLADFGLARAFGIPVRVFTHEVVTLWYRAPEILLGARQYSTPVDVWSVGCIFAEMVNLRPLFPGDSEIDELYRIFRILGTPNENTWPGVTSLPDFKTSFPKWPAMELSTVVPNLDSDGIDLLSKMLCLDPSKRPSARSALKHVYFSDIALVP; from the exons ATGCACCAACAAACACAATTAGCCTTGCTATATTTTCTCCTCACACACAGTCTCCactttttgtgtgtgtttttctcCGAAATTATCGCTTCACAGTCAG AGCTACCGGGAGTCACTGCAATCTGTGTGGTGGACGGAATGGATCAG TATGAAAAAGTTGAGAAAATTGGTGAAGGAACATATGGAGTGGTCTACAAAGCTCGTGATCGTGTGACTAATGAAACTATTGCGTTGAAGAAGATTAGGCTTGAGCAGGATGATGAGGGTGTCCCAAGCACTGCTATTAGAGAGATTTCTCTTCTGAAAGAGATGCAACATGATAATATTGTCAG attgatggATGTGGTGCACAGTGAGAAAAGATTGTATCTGGTTTTTGAATATCTTGACTTGGATTTGAAAAAGCATATGGATACATGTCCAGAGTTTGCGAAGGATCCGCGTATAATAAAA ATGTTTCTTTATCAAATGCTTCGCGGAATAGCTTATTGTCATTCACATAGAGTTCTGCATCGAGATCTAAAGCCTCAGAACTTGCTAATAGATCGCCGTACCAATGTACTAAAACTTGCAGATTTTGGACTGGCAAGAGCATTTGGTATTCCTGTTAGGGTCTTCACACATGAG GTGGTGACACTGTGGTACAGGGCACCAGAGATCCTCCTTGGAGCTCGCCAGTATTCTACACCTGTTGATGTCTGGTCAGTTGGTTGTATCTTCGCAGAGATGGTGAACCTGAGGCCACTGTTTCCTGGAGATTCTGAAATCGATGAATTATATAGAATATTCAG aatCTTGGGTACTCCAAATGAGAATACGTGGCCTGGAGTTACATCTTTACCTGATTTTAAGACTTCCTTTCCGAAATGGCCAGCTATG GAATTGAGTACGGTGGTCCCAAATCTCGACTCGGATGGCATTGATCTCCTCTCT AAAATGCTTTGCTTGGATCCGAGCAAAAGACCTTCAGCCAGGAGTGCTCTCAAGCATGTATACTTCAGTGACATTGCGTTGGTACCTTGA
- the LOC108200675 gene encoding cell division control protein 2 homolog A: MDQYEKVEKIGEGTYGVVYKARDRVTNETIALKKIRLEQDDEGVPSTAIREISLLKEMQHDNIVRLMDVVHSEKRLYLVFEYLDLDLKKHMDTCPEFAKDPRIIKMFLYQMLRGIAYCHSHRVLHRDLKPQNLLIDRRTNALKLADFGLARAFGIPVRVFTHEVVTLWYRAPEILLGARQYSTPVDVWSVGCIFAEMVNLRPLFPGDSEIDELYRIFRIMGTPNENTWPGVASLPDFKTSFPKWPATELSTVVPNLDSDGIDLLSKMLCLDPSKRPSARSALKHEYFSDIALVP; this comes from the exons ATGGATCAG TATGAAAAAGTTGAGAAAATTGGTGAAGGAACATATGGAGTGGTCTACAAAGCTCGTGATCGTGTGACTAATGAAACTATTGCGTTGAAGAAGATTAGGCTTGAGCAGGATGATGAGGGTGTCCCAAGCACTGCTATTAGAGAGATTTCTCTTTTGAAAGAGATGCAACATGATAATATTGTCAG attgatggATGTGGTGCACAGTGAGAAGCGATTGTATCTTGTTTTTGAATATCTTGACTTGGATTTGAAAAAGCATATGGATACATGTCCAGAGTTTGCGAAGGATCCGCGTATCATTAAA ATGTTTCTTTATCAAATGCTTCGCGGTATAGCTTATTGTCATTCACATAGAGTTCTGCATCGAGATCTAAAGCCTCAGAACTTGCTAATAGATCGCCGTACCAATGCACTAAAACTTGCAGATTTTGGACTGGCAAGAGCATTTGGTATTCCTGTTAGGGTCTTCACACATGAG GTGGTGACACTGTGGTACAGGGCACCAGAGATCCTCCTTGGAGCTCGCCAATATTCTACACCTGTTGATGTCTGGTCAGTTGGTTGTATCTTCGCAGAGATGGTGAACCTGAGGCCACTGTTTCCTGGAGATTCTGAAATCGATGAATTATATAGGATATTCAG AATCATGGGTACTCCAAATGAGAATACATGGCCTGGAGTTGCATCTTTGCCTGATTTTAAGACCTCCTTCCCGAAGTGGCCAGCTACG GAATTGAGTACGGTGGTCCCAAATCTCGACTCAGATGGCATTGATCTCCTTTCT AAAATGCTTTGCTTGGATCCCAGCAAAAGACCTTCAGCCAGGAGTGCTCTCAAGCATGAATACTTCAGTGATATTGCGTTGGTACCTTGA
- the LOC108200552 gene encoding uncharacterized protein LOC108200552 isoform X1, translating to MKVVVPHIYTCVYGVSYMLQGDLEQRGRVLSALATFTILQEPLRISPDSGNHPLSHLMGSVCGMRDVQMMAVNGGLTETCGLSGIGYPDEMKDGWFVSGSMKEGVPTSNYFLGTSV from the exons ATGAAGGTTGTTGttcctcatatatatacatgtgtctATGGTGTATCCTATATGCTGCAGGGTGACTTAGAGCAGAGAGGGAGGGTGCTATCTGCTCTGGCTACCTTCACGATTCTACAAGAACCCTTAAGAATTTCTCCCGACTCTGGGAACCATCCATTATCCCATCTGATGGGTTCTGTCTGTGGTATGCGTGATGTGCAAATGATGGCTGTGAATGGAG GCTTAACAGAGACTTGTGGTTTGTCGGGTATTGGTTATCCAGATGAGATGAAAGATGGATGGTTTGTTTCAG GGAGTATGAAAGAGGGAGTTCCTACTTCCAATTACTTTCTTGGAACGTCCGTTTGA
- the LOC108200552 gene encoding uncharacterized protein LOC108200552 isoform X2, with translation MKVVVPHIYTCVYGVSYMLQGDLEQRGRVLSALATFTILQEPLRISPDSGNHPLSHLMGSVCGMRDVQMMAVNGGLTETCGLSGIGYPDEMKDGWFVSVCYQQQSGDCES, from the exons ATGAAGGTTGTTGttcctcatatatatacatgtgtctATGGTGTATCCTATATGCTGCAGGGTGACTTAGAGCAGAGAGGGAGGGTGCTATCTGCTCTGGCTACCTTCACGATTCTACAAGAACCCTTAAGAATTTCTCCCGACTCTGGGAACCATCCATTATCCCATCTGATGGGTTCTGTCTGTGGTATGCGTGATGTGCAAATGATGGCTGTGAATGGAG GCTTAACAGAGACTTGTGGTTTGTCGGGTATTGGTTATCCAGATGAGATGAAAGATGGATGGTTTGTTTCAG TTTGTTACCAACAGCAGTCGGGCGATTGTGAGTCCTGA